From a single Stackebrandtia endophytica genomic region:
- a CDS encoding helix-turn-helix domain-containing protein produces the protein MRNRDEAEAEIAAVGAALRVERQRQGLSVQALSQRSGVSFGLISQLERGLGNPAFQSLYRLASALGISLPKLLSGMGGDSMVVRSDERYALPTSPDLPTAQQVIRELLTPRSQSNLQVIRSTIPPGFSNEGNPFRHLGTESVTVDRGRLLVVHGDRRVELAEGDTMTYGCSQPHWWANISDEVTIVTGAVSPFES, from the coding sequence ATGCGCAACAGGGACGAAGCCGAGGCCGAGATCGCCGCCGTGGGCGCCGCTTTGCGGGTGGAGCGGCAACGGCAGGGATTGAGTGTGCAGGCGCTCAGCCAACGGTCCGGGGTGAGTTTCGGGCTGATCAGTCAGTTGGAACGTGGTCTGGGGAACCCGGCGTTCCAATCGCTGTACCGATTGGCCAGCGCGCTGGGGATCAGTCTGCCGAAGCTGTTGAGCGGCATGGGTGGTGACAGCATGGTGGTGCGCTCCGACGAGCGGTACGCCCTACCGACCTCGCCCGATCTGCCGACGGCGCAGCAGGTGATTCGGGAGCTGTTGACTCCGCGCTCGCAGTCGAATCTCCAGGTGATCCGCAGTACCATTCCGCCCGGTTTCTCCAATGAGGGCAATCCGTTCCGGCACCTGGGCACCGAGAGCGTCACCGTGGATCGGGGGCGGTTGCTGGTGGTGCACGGTGATCGCCGGGTCGAGTTGGCCGAGGGGGACACCATGACCTACGGCTGTTCACAGCCGCACTGGTGGGCCAACATCTCCGACGAGGTCACGATCGTCACCGGCGCGGTCAGCCCGTTCGAGTCCTGA
- a CDS encoding DUF1028 domain-containing protein, producing MTYTVLAIDAEAGLIGAATASYSLAVGNAVIAVAPDVGAVASQAYTNRRLRSHAIDGLRDGLTPQAIIARLPEWDGEPQLRQLSVISRDGTTAAATGSGCSSWAGEWCETGIVVTGNLLAGPQVLSAMRTGFAADRLQETEPVHRFAARLLSALHAGESAGGDVRGRQSAAIQVAPMTTLTSWPPDCAVDLRADNSTDPVHDLTEALRLQFG from the coding sequence GTGACCTACACCGTGCTGGCCATCGACGCCGAAGCGGGACTCATCGGAGCCGCCACCGCCTCATACTCCCTGGCCGTGGGCAACGCGGTCATCGCCGTGGCCCCCGACGTGGGTGCGGTCGCCAGCCAGGCGTACACCAACCGTCGGCTGCGCTCTCACGCCATCGACGGACTACGCGACGGCCTGACGCCGCAGGCGATCATCGCGCGACTGCCCGAATGGGACGGTGAACCTCAGCTGCGTCAGCTGTCGGTCATCAGCCGCGACGGCACCACGGCGGCGGCCACCGGTTCCGGATGCTCCAGCTGGGCGGGCGAATGGTGCGAGACCGGCATCGTGGTGACCGGCAACCTACTCGCCGGGCCACAGGTGTTGAGCGCCATGCGAACCGGCTTCGCCGCCGACCGCCTACAGGAGACCGAACCGGTGCATCGGTTCGCCGCTCGGCTGTTGAGTGCCCTCCATGCTGGAGAGTCCGCCGGCGGCGACGTCCGTGGCCGACAGAGCGCCGCGATCCAGGTGGCACCCATGACCACGCTGACGAGTTGGCCGCCCGACTGCGCCGTCGACCTGCGCGCCGACAACAGCACCGACCCGGTGCACGACCTCACCGAGGCGCTGCGGCTGCAATTCGGTTAG
- a CDS encoding ABC transporter substrate-binding protein, translated as MRRTTALIGAGTAAAILITGCSTGEGTDLGGTSGGLVAAIAGEPDQLDPHMTTSYFAFQVLENVYDTLVEPDENLEMQPALAQSWELSDDQLTWTFNLRDDVTFHDGSEFTADDVLYSYNRIIDGELSNAWRLSAIEDITAPDEHTVEITVSQPSPNLLSNLGGFKGLAIVQQANVDSGDITTKPIGTGPFALESYTSGDSITLTANEKHWAGAPQIPSVTFRFISEGSTAIAALKGGEIDWTDSIPAQQVEGLSADSEVLTLGQTPSNDYWYLTLNQNREPWNDVRVRQAIAYAIDRDAIVQATSYGTAAANQLAIPVQSVWYTEYDTYSTDLDRAQALLDEAGVGDLTLDLMVSSDYPETVTAAQIIADNLEPLGITVEIRSPDFATWLDEQNTGEFDMLMMGWLGNIDPDDFYYAQHHSGGASNAQGYANSEVDDLLDQARTETDADVRQQLYGELATIIADEASYIYLYNPSVIQAWNPDLDYEVRGDRAVRFRDVSFGE; from the coding sequence ATGCGAAGAACAACAGCACTCATCGGCGCCGGCACCGCCGCCGCCATCCTGATCACCGGCTGTTCAACGGGGGAGGGAACCGACCTCGGAGGCACCTCCGGTGGACTGGTTGCCGCCATCGCGGGCGAACCCGATCAGCTCGACCCGCACATGACCACCTCGTATTTCGCGTTCCAAGTGCTGGAGAACGTCTACGACACCCTCGTCGAACCCGACGAGAACCTGGAGATGCAACCGGCGCTGGCGCAGTCCTGGGAACTCAGCGACGACCAACTGACCTGGACCTTCAACCTGCGAGACGACGTCACCTTCCACGACGGATCCGAGTTCACCGCCGACGACGTCCTCTACTCCTACAACCGGATCATCGACGGGGAACTGTCCAACGCCTGGCGCCTGAGCGCCATCGAGGACATCACCGCCCCCGACGAGCACACCGTCGAGATCACCGTGTCGCAGCCCAGCCCCAACCTGCTGTCGAACCTCGGCGGCTTCAAAGGGCTGGCGATCGTGCAACAGGCCAACGTCGACAGCGGCGACATCACCACCAAGCCCATCGGCACCGGCCCGTTCGCTCTGGAGAGCTACACCAGCGGCGACTCGATCACCCTGACCGCCAACGAGAAGCACTGGGCGGGGGCTCCGCAGATCCCATCGGTGACCTTCCGATTCATCTCCGAGGGCAGCACCGCGATCGCCGCGCTCAAGGGCGGCGAGATCGACTGGACCGACTCCATACCGGCCCAGCAGGTCGAGGGACTGTCCGCCGACTCCGAGGTCCTGACACTGGGGCAGACCCCCAGTAACGACTACTGGTACCTCACACTGAACCAGAACCGGGAACCGTGGAACGACGTGCGGGTACGGCAGGCGATCGCCTACGCCATCGACCGCGACGCGATCGTCCAGGCCACCAGCTACGGCACCGCCGCCGCCAACCAACTGGCGATCCCGGTGCAGAGCGTCTGGTACACCGAGTACGACACCTACTCCACCGACCTGGATCGGGCGCAAGCCCTGCTCGACGAGGCCGGAGTCGGTGACCTCACCCTCGATCTGATGGTCTCCTCCGACTACCCGGAGACCGTCACCGCCGCGCAGATCATCGCCGACAACCTGGAGCCGTTGGGCATCACCGTCGAGATCCGCTCACCCGACTTCGCCACCTGGCTCGACGAGCAGAACACCGGCGAGTTCGACATGCTGATGATGGGCTGGCTGGGCAACATAGACCCCGATGACTTCTACTACGCGCAGCACCACTCCGGTGGAGCCAGCAACGCGCAGGGCTACGCCAACTCCGAGGTCGACGACCTGCTCGACCAGGCGCGGACCGAGACCGACGCCGACGTCCGCCAACAGCTCTACGGCGAACTGGCGACCATCATCGCCGACGAGGCCAGCTACATCTACCTGTACAACCCGTCGGTGATCCAGGCCTGGAACCCCGACCTCGACTACGAGGTGCGTGGCGACCGGGCGGTGCGATTCCGCGACGTGAGCTTCGGAGAGTAA
- a CDS encoding ABC transporter permease — protein MSAFLRNSTVRFLARRLAYSAIVLAGVMVVVFSLVHLVPGDPIRIALGTRYTPEAYDALLVASGLDRPLWEQFFSYIGSAVTGDLGVSFRNGSPVTVNLLDRLPATASLAVVGLIVALLISVPAGIWSALHEGRVSDAIVRVSSQFGVSVPDFWMGMLMITLFSSVLGWLPSSGYVPLTEDPLLWLRHVTLPAVTVGIVAGAIMTRYIRAAVLEVAAAGYVRTARSKGLAPAVITFRHIVRNALIPVLTIAGIQLATILGGVIVVEVVFAWPGIGRLVFDAVAARDYPLIQGAVLLIAALFLLINLIVDVLYAVVDPRIRLS, from the coding sequence GTGTCGGCATTCCTGCGCAACTCCACCGTCCGGTTCCTGGCACGGCGACTGGCCTACTCGGCGATCGTGCTGGCCGGGGTCATGGTCGTGGTGTTCTCCCTGGTGCACCTGGTACCCGGTGACCCGATCCGGATCGCGCTGGGAACCCGATACACGCCGGAGGCCTACGACGCGCTGCTGGTCGCCAGCGGCCTGGACCGACCACTGTGGGAGCAGTTCTTCTCCTACATCGGCAGTGCCGTCACCGGTGATCTGGGCGTCAGCTTCCGCAACGGATCACCGGTGACGGTCAACCTGCTGGATCGGTTGCCCGCCACCGCGTCCCTGGCCGTCGTCGGCTTGATCGTGGCGCTGTTGATCTCGGTTCCCGCCGGGATCTGGTCGGCGTTGCACGAGGGACGCGTCAGCGACGCGATCGTTCGGGTCTCCAGCCAGTTCGGTGTCTCGGTGCCGGACTTCTGGATGGGCATGCTGATGATCACGCTGTTCTCATCGGTGCTGGGGTGGCTGCCGTCGTCGGGATACGTTCCGCTGACGGAGGATCCGCTGCTGTGGCTGCGACACGTCACCCTGCCGGCGGTCACGGTCGGAATCGTCGCCGGCGCCATCATGACCCGATACATCAGAGCCGCCGTCCTGGAGGTCGCCGCCGCCGGTTACGTGCGCACCGCCCGCTCCAAGGGGTTGGCGCCCGCCGTCATCACCTTCCGGCACATCGTGCGCAACGCGCTGATCCCGGTGCTGACCATCGCGGGCATTCAGCTGGCGACGATCCTCGGCGGAGTCATCGTCGTCGAGGTCGTGTTCGCCTGGCCGGGCATCGGACGCCTGGTCTTCGACGCCGTCGCGGCTCGCGACTACCCGCTGATTCAGGGCGCCGTACTTCTCATCGCGGCGTTGTTCCTGCTGATCAACCTCATCGTGGACGTGCTGTACGCGGTGGTCGACCCGAGGATTCGGCTGTCATGA
- a CDS encoding ABC transporter permease has translation MTNMEPSLTEVEPQPPTTSRVASWRLLLSNPVTVISAIVLLTVIVVAFIGPWIAPYGINKTNVANALQPPSGAHWFGTDDLGRDIFSRVLVATQVSLKVAVVSVAIALGAGLLIGVVAGYRGGWLDMVLMRVVDVMFAFPVLLLALAIVAILGPGLTTTMLAIGVVYTPIFARVARASTLSVSVEPFVQVSRTMGTGNGYILGRHILPNIAGTLIVQTSLSLAFALLAEAALSFLGLGVQPPQPSWGRMLFDAQGFLGQAWWMSVFPGAAICLTVLAFNLAGDGMRDVLDPKQRTMLEARRKR, from the coding sequence ATGACCAATATGGAACCCTCGCTGACCGAGGTGGAACCGCAGCCGCCGACGACCAGTCGGGTCGCCTCCTGGCGGTTGTTGCTGTCGAACCCGGTGACCGTGATCAGTGCGATCGTGCTGCTGACCGTCATCGTGGTCGCGTTCATCGGGCCGTGGATCGCGCCGTACGGGATCAACAAGACCAACGTCGCCAACGCGTTGCAACCGCCCAGTGGTGCGCACTGGTTCGGCACCGACGACCTGGGCCGCGACATCTTCTCCCGCGTTCTGGTGGCCACACAGGTGTCCCTGAAGGTGGCGGTGGTCAGCGTGGCCATCGCGCTGGGCGCGGGACTGCTGATCGGGGTCGTCGCCGGTTACCGCGGCGGCTGGCTCGACATGGTGCTCATGCGGGTCGTCGACGTGATGTTCGCGTTCCCGGTGCTGCTGCTGGCCCTGGCGATCGTGGCGATCCTGGGGCCGGGCCTGACGACCACGATGCTGGCGATCGGGGTGGTCTACACACCGATCTTCGCCAGGGTGGCGCGGGCCAGCACCCTCAGCGTCAGCGTGGAACCGTTCGTCCAGGTGTCGCGCACGATGGGTACCGGCAACGGGTACATCCTCGGGCGGCACATCCTGCCCAACATCGCCGGGACACTGATCGTCCAGACCTCCCTGTCGTTGGCGTTCGCGCTGCTGGCCGAGGCGGCGCTGTCGTTCCTGGGACTGGGTGTGCAACCGCCGCAACCGTCCTGGGGGCGGATGCTGTTCGACGCGCAGGGCTTCCTCGGGCAGGCCTGGTGGATGAGCGTCTTCCCCGGCGCGGCCATCTGCCTGACCGTGCTGGCGTTCAACCTGGCAGGTGACGGAATGCGCGATGTCCTCGATCCCAAGCAGCGCACCATGCTCGAAGCCAGGAGGAAACGATGA
- a CDS encoding ABC transporter ATP-binding protein yields MSTPVISVRDLGVRIGANRIVEGMSFDVEPGQTLGIVGESGSGKSMTVLAATGLIDVPGAVVAGSSLLADGTELVGARERTMRRVHGKTIGFVFQDPSTSLNPLLTLERQITESLQAHRGLTRRAARTRALELLEAVGIPEPEARLDGYPHQLSGGQRQRVMIAIALACDPQLLIADEPTTALDVTTQAQIIDLVRDLQRDRGTAVVWISHDLGVIGQVADEVTVMRTGASVEQAPITDIYDAPRHSYTRELLAARPMLGKATPPPAPEAPEALLSVEGLDVRFTVGSATGRRTVHAVDDVSFTVKRGTTLGLVGESGSGKSTVAGALTGLVPPHAGTAVIGDRSIFDARGRSVTKALRRRISMVFQDPFSSLNSRNTVGTAIAEPLRVHRLADGRSGREHRVAQLLELVGLPTDFARRYPHELSGGQRQRVSIARALAVEPELLILDESTASLDVSVQAKVLDLLKRLQAELGIAYLFIAHDLAIVQEMCHEVLVMRQGRAVEYRPAVELFADPEDEYTRRLLDAVPPERPRAAAS; encoded by the coding sequence ATGAGCACTCCGGTCATCAGTGTGCGCGACCTCGGGGTCCGCATCGGCGCCAACCGGATCGTCGAGGGTATGTCCTTCGACGTCGAACCCGGACAGACCCTGGGGATCGTCGGCGAATCCGGCTCCGGCAAGTCCATGACCGTGTTGGCGGCCACCGGCCTGATCGACGTTCCCGGTGCGGTCGTCGCCGGGTCCAGTCTGCTCGCCGACGGCACCGAACTCGTCGGCGCCCGTGAGCGGACCATGCGGCGGGTACACGGCAAGACCATCGGGTTCGTCTTCCAGGACCCCAGCACGTCGCTCAATCCGTTGCTCACCTTGGAGCGACAGATCACCGAGTCGCTGCAGGCGCACCGCGGCCTCACCCGCCGTGCCGCACGGACCCGCGCGCTGGAACTGTTGGAGGCCGTCGGTATTCCGGAGCCGGAGGCCAGATTGGACGGTTATCCGCACCAGTTGTCCGGTGGGCAGCGTCAACGGGTGATGATCGCCATCGCGTTGGCCTGCGACCCGCAGCTGCTGATCGCCGACGAACCCACCACCGCCCTCGACGTCACGACTCAGGCGCAGATCATCGACCTGGTGCGCGACCTCCAGCGTGATCGGGGAACCGCGGTCGTGTGGATCAGCCACGACCTGGGGGTGATCGGTCAGGTCGCCGACGAGGTGACCGTGATGCGTACCGGCGCCTCGGTGGAGCAGGCGCCCATCACGGACATCTACGATGCACCGCGTCACTCCTACACCCGAGAACTGCTCGCCGCCCGCCCCATGCTGGGTAAGGCGACCCCGCCGCCCGCCCCCGAGGCGCCGGAGGCCCTGCTGTCGGTGGAGGGCCTGGACGTGCGTTTCACGGTGGGATCGGCCACCGGCAGGCGAACCGTTCACGCCGTCGACGACGTGTCCTTCACGGTCAAACGGGGCACCACCCTGGGGCTGGTCGGCGAATCCGGCTCCGGAAAGTCCACGGTGGCCGGTGCCCTCACCGGACTGGTGCCGCCGCACGCCGGGACCGCCGTCATCGGGGACCGGTCGATCTTCGACGCTCGGGGTCGATCGGTGACCAAGGCGCTGCGTCGACGCATCAGCATGGTCTTCCAGGATCCGTTCTCGTCACTGAACTCCCGCAACACCGTCGGCACCGCGATCGCCGAACCGCTGCGGGTGCATCGGCTGGCCGACGGCCGGTCGGGGCGCGAGCACCGGGTCGCGCAGCTGTTGGAGTTGGTGGGCCTGCCCACCGATTTCGCCCGACGCTATCCGCACGAGTTGTCCGGTGGTCAACGGCAACGCGTGAGCATCGCCCGGGCGCTGGCCGTGGAACCGGAACTGTTGATATTGGACGAATCGACGGCATCGCTGGATGTGTCGGTGCAGGCCAAGGTGCTCGACCTGCTGAAACGGCTTCAGGCGGAGCTGGGCATCGCCTACCTGTTCATCGCGCACGACCTCGCGATCGTGCAGGAGATGTGCCACGAGGTGCTGGTCATGCGTCAGGGGAGGGCCGTGGAGTACCGACCGGCCGTCGAACTGTTCGCCGACCCCGAGGACGAGTACACCCGCCGACTGCTCGACGCCGTTCCACCGGAACGTCCCCGCGCCGCCGCGTCCTGA
- a CDS encoding DUF7059 domain-containing protein: protein MLMDSVDVDRLREALVGADYTSAGVTARLGQRAEAAMRRGDHRAALAATDDRDRQATLIRLFCCGQTESIDSVAAAVAPLPVRTAVECGLLTEAEDGIRAGWALAAHQGRWLLSDLPAWLGGTVDSEHVLGVAGASESLAGYLMRRPVETALDIGTGSGPLALQLSGQATTVTATDLSSRALRFAATNAALNRLDWELLEGDLVEPVAGRRFDQVVSNPPFITGPGATDFTYRDSGRAGDGVCAELAQAAPGLLNPGGTMQFLANWLHVEGQPWTERVAGWFTDSGCDVWVIQRDVADPLDYVRIWQRDAGGDHDPTALAAWLDWFEMQRVEAVGFGVVNIRLRESGDATVVCEDLRQQPAVAFDTLITDWFDRVDMLADLSMEELLDARLSVRPGVKLDQRAELTDEGWDVERQILSDTAGLGRREEIDPLLVSFLGGCSGLVPMRTQIGLLAQAHEAPEALLAAGLLPVVTGLIRRGFLDVRR, encoded by the coding sequence ATGCTGATGGACTCCGTCGATGTGGACCGCCTGCGTGAGGCGCTGGTCGGCGCCGACTACACCAGCGCGGGTGTCACCGCGCGACTGGGGCAACGGGCCGAGGCGGCGATGCGACGCGGCGACCACCGCGCCGCCCTGGCGGCCACCGACGATCGAGACCGACAGGCGACCCTGATCCGGTTGTTCTGCTGTGGACAGACCGAGTCGATCGACTCGGTCGCCGCCGCGGTGGCGCCGCTCCCGGTGCGCACGGCCGTCGAGTGTGGACTGTTGACCGAAGCCGAGGACGGTATCCGCGCCGGATGGGCGCTGGCGGCCCACCAGGGGCGGTGGCTGCTGTCGGACCTGCCCGCCTGGCTCGGCGGGACCGTCGACTCCGAGCACGTGCTGGGTGTCGCCGGAGCGTCCGAATCGCTGGCCGGATACCTGATGCGCCGCCCCGTCGAGACCGCGCTGGACATCGGCACCGGCTCCGGCCCGCTGGCGTTGCAGCTGTCCGGGCAGGCCACCACGGTCACCGCCACCGATCTGTCGTCACGGGCGCTTCGGTTCGCCGCCACCAACGCCGCACTCAACCGGCTCGACTGGGAACTGCTGGAGGGAGACCTGGTCGAACCCGTCGCCGGACGACGGTTCGACCAGGTGGTGAGCAACCCTCCGTTCATCACCGGGCCGGGCGCGACCGACTTCACCTACCGCGACTCGGGGCGCGCCGGCGACGGCGTGTGCGCCGAATTGGCGCAGGCGGCTCCCGGGTTGCTCAATCCGGGCGGGACCATGCAGTTCCTCGCCAACTGGTTGCATGTGGAGGGACAACCGTGGACCGAGCGGGTCGCCGGTTGGTTCACCGACTCCGGCTGCGACGTGTGGGTGATCCAGCGCGACGTCGCCGACCCACTGGACTACGTGCGCATCTGGCAGCGCGACGCCGGCGGCGATCACGACCCCACCGCATTGGCGGCCTGGCTCGACTGGTTCGAGATGCAACGGGTCGAGGCGGTCGGGTTCGGGGTCGTCAACATCAGACTGCGCGAATCCGGTGACGCGACGGTGGTGTGCGAGGACCTGCGTCAGCAACCGGCGGTCGCCTTCGACACCCTGATCACCGACTGGTTCGACCGGGTGGACATGCTGGCGGACTTGTCCATGGAGGAGCTGCTGGACGCGCGGTTGTCGGTGCGTCCCGGCGTCAAACTCGATCAGCGCGCCGAACTGACCGACGAAGGCTGGGACGTGGAGCGTCAGATCCTCAGCGACACCGCCGGCCTCGGGCGACGCGAGGAGATCGACCCGCTACTGGTGTCGTTCCTGGGCGGATGCTCCGGTCTGGTGCCGATGCGAACGCAGATAGGTCTACTGGCGCAGGCACACGAGGCGCCGGAGGCGTTGTTGGCCGCCGGTCTGCTTCCGGTGGTCAC